The genomic interval aatacatttgcataatacctgcgtAGCGACTAGTTTGGCATtacctcaaacaaagctagttagagcagagctggagcagagtccgaagagtttgtaaactaggactgtcaaatttaacacgataataacgctactaatttctttaacacgttaacgcaacttgcgatttttaggttgtagtggtctcagttttaaagcaagagtgaagttactggcatcacatgaaactagaaaatctaaggaatccatacCAATCATGTTGTACTGGCTTGTCACgaatgaggttaaataacactccaaacaaaattctgtcgaggaaaaactggcatggcccttttcaaaggggtcccttaacctctgacctcaagatatgtgaatgaaaatgggttctatgggtacccacgagtctcccctttacagacatgcccactttatgataatcacatgcagtttggggcaagtcatagtcaagtcagcacactgacacacggatagctgttgttgcctgttgggctgcagtttgctatgttataatttgagcctatttgttttatgctaaatgcagtacctgtgagggtttctggacaatatttgtcattgttttgtgttgtgaattgatttccaacaataaatatatacatacatttgcataaagcaatttgcccactccaatgttgataagagtattaaatacttgacaaatttccctttaagatacattttgaacagaaaaaaacagaaaaatgtgagattaatcgcgattaactatttgaatcgattgacagccctaatgtaaacatgttctagtagaagcccaaaatacaagtgtgcacctaaaaataagcataataggtcacCTTTAATGTAAGTTTTATCTTCTTTACATCACCTTTCTAGGACTACACTGCCACCATCTTCCTGCGTCAGCGCTGGCGTGACTCCAGGCTGGTGTTCCCGGGTAACGAGAGCGTCAGCGTGGACGGGCGCCTTGTGTCACTGCTGTGGATCCCTGACACCTTCATCCCCGACTCCAAACGTTCCTTCCTGCATGACGTCACGGTGGAAAACCGCCTCATACGCATCTTCAGCAACGGAACTGTTCTCTATGCCCTACGGTATACAGGTTTATGTTTATTGATTTGACATTTGCTGACATTTGATACTCTTGCATATAAGCTTGTATGAGAAAACTAACCTGGAGAAGGAGAATATGAAAGGGTGGCACTTAGAGAAAAATGTGGGAAGATgaaaggagaggaagggaaatcTACTCCGATTTTTCTTAAAATTTCATGCTGTTTTCATGATTGTCGTGGTAATGAACCGTAAATTGTCCTTGGGCTCTgctaaaaagagaaataaataaagaaaaacatatgtATCATTGCTCAGTCATATAACTTGAGGGAATGCCACTgaatttctgtgtttttcagaTTGTGTTAGGCCCTGCGGCCACAGTCAAAATGTGTCCTGACGTCTTATCTGTCATGTCACACTGATACAGAACTTTATTATGACTGGAACGCTTTATTGAGGACAGAAGGGGACGTTTTGAGCAGGACGttccttatttattattaggaACACATTTTGATTCATAACTATGAGTGGAATCAGATTATTAAGCTGATGGAACATTGTATAAATAGTTACGTTGTACTGACTCATGATGAATGTGTCCATATTTGTCAAGCAaatctgccatgttgctctgttTTCTTATGTAATTTGCATATTTTGCTATGACTGTGCAGTATACAGAAATGGGACAATATGTTCTTAGCAATATTTCCAGCATTGTGATAAGTAATTCTAACAATTCTAATGCTCGGACACGGTCATTGAATTCCAGCAAGTCTGCCACTTACACACAAATATCTGACACATCTGATAGAAGTCTATGTTCTTTTTGATTGTTGCTCGGAAGGAGCATTCTTTGTGCTTACTagttattaaagaggacctattatgcttattttcaggtgcatacttgtattttgggtttctactaaaacatgttttcatgctttaatgtaactttgcagaccttttacatgatCAATATAACTACatacataacacactaaaggaaaggggaaaaaaagcataataggtcctctttaactgcCGGAACTGATCGTATAGGCTATCAAAGGAGTAACAGTGTTTTGGGATGGAGCTTTTCTAATGATCTTGCTATGAATACACAACAGCATCACGGCTACGATCGCCTGCAACATGGACCTGACCAAGTACCCCATGGACAGACAGGTGTGCACCCTGCAGCTGGAGAGCTGTGAGTACCTGTGAACTTCATCAACCCTCCATCAATTGTGTAGATGGACATGCATTACCATCATCTCGTCATACCCATCACCATTTTCATCATCACCATCGGTGTAGTGAGTatcaaactgaactgaataaCTGAATGTTATCTTTAGCAGGTCAGATTCTTCCAGCCttaattagtgtgtgtgtgtgtgtgtgtgtgtgtgtgtgtgtgtgtgtgtgtgtgtgtgtggtcagggGGCTACAACCTGCAGGATGTGGTGTTCTACTGGACCAGAGGGAACGATTCAGTGAAGGGTCTCGACATACTGCGGCTGGCTCAGTACAGCGTAGAGAGCTACTACACATCAGTGTCAATGGCTGTGTATGAGACAGGTATAGGACACTTCAACTCCCAGAATCCCCCCCTTACATGTGGACTTATATATGAGAGCACAAATGCAATACATCATCTTTAAAAGCCATgtcttttttgtgtctcttcacACAGGACAGTACCCCAAACTGGTGCTGCATTTCGCGCTGCGTAGAAACGTGCTGTTCTTCATCCTGGAGACGTACGTTCCGTCCATTCTGCTGGTGGTCCTCTCCTGGGTCTCTTTCTGGATCAGCCAGTCCTCTGTCCCAGCCAGGACCTGTATTGGTCAGTTCCACATCATTTACTGCATTTCACTATACTATAGGTCAAAATATTGTGACGTTGGTGCATTTGAGTGCATCCATTTGGATTACTATGACAGAAATTATATATTGATCTACTGTATGACCTATAACATACTATCTCACATACTTTATTATGGTCAGACAGGTACTGATACATTGTCTACACTGAAAACAAATCCAAATGCTGGCTTAACCATTACTATACTACCAAATCAtttcaaaaagtaaaaaaaaaacactataaaaaTTGGATTTTTTTATAGTGTTTAGAGCTCAAATAAAGCACATTTTTAACTTGTAAAAAATATGAAGATCCTCACCTTAGTAACTCCTGCAGTCTTATGTcaactgattatcaaaatgAAGAAATCAGCTGTAAACAATGCAGTTGATTGCATCAAGATCAGCAATGCATTATAACTGTCCTGCTGCATTTATGAGAGTATAAATATCAATACATCACCACCAGTTCAACACATGATTTGAGCCTTATATGGTTTACCAACACCAGTACCCAATTAGATGAAAGGGCAACaacaaaagcaaagaaaaagCAATTATGATTATCAATACATGGATTAAAACaacactgtgatgtgttttccaggAGTGACAACAGTCCTGACAATGACCACGCTGATGATGGGCGCCCGCACTTCCCTCCCCAACGCCAACTGCTTCATCAAGGCCATAGATGTTTACCTGGGAATCTGCTTCACCTTCATCTTTGGTGCGCTGGTGGAGTACGCCTGTGCCCACTTCTACACCATGCAGAACCAGACCATAGAGGATTTACACAGGGTGAGGGAAATGTTCAAATTTAAATATGAAGTGAAcaaatttaaagaggacctattatgcttttctgCTTTTCTGCCATCCTTTAGCGTGTTATATaggttttgtgcatgtaaatggtCTGCAAAGTTAGAAAGTCctcgccaaagggagttactctccccaacagaaacactgctcctgaactgcttgaaacgccttgcttgaagtccccgccatttcttctgtaacgtggtgatgtcaccaagtaacacatttgcataatacctgcctggcggctggtttggcacgccctcaaacagtCAGAGAGGAGCttgagcggagtccgaagagtttggctcagttgaccaatcagaacagagtTGGCCAGCTGACcagtcagagcagactgggcttttcgggagggcgagcaggagctcaaacagagcgtttcagacagagggtgaaaagtggtgctgcagcacagccggtataagaaaagtaaagcgtttttttttactttaaagga from Sebastes fasciatus isolate fSebFas1 chromosome 10, fSebFas1.pri, whole genome shotgun sequence carries:
- the gabrp gene encoding gamma-aminobutyric acid receptor subunit pi, with amino-acid sequence MFAQLHTLLTLCLTFTLGGCMYSGNHWGEWNDSQLQPTIQKLMKGYNRYLRPNFNEGPVEIGMSLDIASIDAISEINMDYTATIFLRQRWRDSRLVFPGNESVSVDGRLVSLLWIPDTFIPDSKRSFLHDVTVENRLIRIFSNGTVLYALRITATIACNMDLTKYPMDRQVCTLQLESWGYNLQDVVFYWTRGNDSVKGLDILRLAQYSVESYYTSVSMAVYETGQYPKLVLHFALRRNVLFFILETYVPSILLVVLSWVSFWISQSSVPARTCIGVTTVLTMTTLMMGARTSLPNANCFIKAIDVYLGICFTFIFGALVEYACAHFYTMQNQTIEDLHRELLREFSECNGNSAIPIVRSTQPNQSVEVDSIAEEPKELSANSDTRNNAGSKEKVSGEQGCSLSSMKDAYRRATSVFIVENPHNIDRHARTVFPTAFLFVNILYWLYYLFV